Proteins co-encoded in one Geothermobacter hydrogeniphilus genomic window:
- a CDS encoding bifunctional riboflavin kinase/FAD synthetase — protein MRIIRQLDECCPPLERGVVTIGNFDGVHLGHREIFRRVVRRARELNGLATVLTFVPHPLKVLTPERAPRLLNTYAEKERLIAASCIDVLAAIPFDREMAEMSPEAFVGEILVGRLGICHLIVGYDYAFGRNREGDVDFLRRAGKQAGFSVEMLEPIRRGEEVFSSTLVRRRLAAGDVAGAVALLGRHFNLEGRVIHGASRGRSLGFPTANLLTDKEVLPRPGVYAVKVRLDEQIFDGVMNIGFNPTFGTERISLEVHLLDFSADIYDRSLRVYFVERLREEMVFSSVDDLVCQIRRDVDRARQLLADREVIVYRDYLDCGLEKGA, from the coding sequence ATGAGAATCATTCGCCAGCTTGATGAATGCTGTCCCCCCCTTGAGCGGGGTGTTGTGACCATCGGCAATTTCGACGGGGTCCATCTCGGGCATCGAGAAATCTTCCGGCGCGTTGTTCGTCGCGCCCGGGAGTTGAACGGCCTGGCGACGGTCCTGACCTTTGTTCCCCATCCTCTCAAGGTCCTGACTCCGGAACGCGCTCCGCGCCTGCTCAACACCTACGCCGAAAAAGAACGCCTGATCGCTGCTTCCTGCATTGACGTTCTGGCCGCCATTCCCTTCGACCGTGAGATGGCCGAGATGTCCCCGGAGGCCTTCGTCGGAGAAATCCTGGTCGGCCGGCTCGGCATCTGTCACCTGATAGTCGGTTATGATTACGCTTTCGGACGCAATCGTGAAGGTGATGTTGATTTTCTGCGCCGGGCGGGGAAACAGGCCGGTTTCAGCGTCGAGATGCTGGAGCCGATCCGGCGCGGTGAAGAAGTCTTCAGCTCGACGCTGGTGCGCCGGCGACTGGCGGCCGGGGATGTCGCCGGAGCCGTGGCTCTGCTCGGACGGCATTTCAATCTCGAAGGGCGCGTCATTCATGGTGCCAGTCGCGGCCGGTCGCTCGGCTTTCCGACTGCCAATTTGCTGACCGACAAGGAGGTCCTGCCCCGCCCCGGCGTCTACGCGGTCAAGGTCAGACTGGATGAACAGATTTTCGACGGCGTGATGAATATCGGTTTCAATCCCACTTTCGGGACTGAAAGGATTTCCCTGGAAGTCCATCTCCTCGATTTTTCAGCTGATATTTACGACCGGTCGCTGCGGGTCTATTTTGTCGAGCGATTACGAGAAGAGATGGTTTTCTCCTCGGTGGATGATTTGGTTTGCCAGATCCGCAGGGATGTCGACCGGGCACGGCAGCTTCTCGCCGACCGGGAGGTGATCGTCTATCGCGACTACCTCGACTGCGGTCTTGAGAAGGGAGCCTGA
- the rnr gene encoding ribonuclease R yields MWLTDNPGAHAAGEIGRQVGVRRHERRDFLALLADLADRGLLERLKGDRYRLAARKRLEGVLSLHRDGYGFLQVDNVDQPDVFLPARELRETMAGDRLAVIAWRDSRGRYEGRVERILARAHSELVGVYQRGRRENLVVPLGKDPVPPLVIPRGEGLQAAPGQVVIAAIRVYPQGGQPPRGRILRILGDLHDPEVELLVAAHRFNLPHQFSPEALAVAESVPRQVSEEDCAGRRDLRCLPFVTIDGETARDFDDAVCVEETADGYLLRVAIADVAHYVRPGSPLDRDARERGTSVYFPGRCLPMLPEALSNGICSLNPGVDRLVLVAEMAFSADGVPRAAGFHPAVIRSAARLTYRQVQEAIDSELPSRQEGLEQLPAMVRLAEVLHRQRVKQGSLDLDLPEAEIVLDLRGRPEAILRSERLFAHRIIEEFMLAANQAVAGFLEERRVAFPYRIHEPPAQEKILSLQHYLAHFGLGLNLSPDGPAPGDFQDLLKQAEDPVTARIINQALLQAMKQARYAVDNAGHFGLGMDCYCHFTSPIRRYPDLLVHRALHCELARGREGVKGCGVVLKRGTLETLCEQLSRAERRAMEAERDQVQLKKCQYMEKKIGDTFHGVVASVRSFGMFIELEEIFVEGLLHVSALEDDLYHFEEDLQRLVGYNRHRIFQVGDHLKIRVARVDQEARQIDFVLRETP; encoded by the coding sequence ATGTGGCTCACGGACAACCCGGGGGCTCATGCGGCGGGAGAAATCGGTCGTCAGGTCGGTGTCAGACGGCATGAAAGGCGCGATTTTCTCGCTCTGCTGGCCGATCTGGCCGACCGCGGCCTGCTGGAGCGCCTGAAGGGAGATCGTTACCGCCTGGCGGCACGCAAGCGCCTGGAAGGGGTCTTGTCGCTGCATCGGGACGGCTATGGCTTTCTGCAGGTTGACAATGTCGACCAGCCGGATGTTTTTCTCCCGGCGCGGGAGTTGCGCGAGACAATGGCGGGGGATCGGCTGGCGGTGATCGCCTGGCGCGACAGCCGCGGTCGTTACGAGGGACGGGTGGAGCGGATCCTCGCCCGGGCCCACAGCGAACTGGTCGGTGTTTATCAGCGCGGGCGACGGGAAAACCTGGTTGTTCCTCTCGGGAAAGATCCGGTTCCGCCGCTGGTTATCCCGCGCGGTGAAGGGTTGCAGGCAGCCCCCGGCCAGGTGGTGATCGCCGCTATCCGGGTCTACCCGCAGGGCGGTCAGCCGCCGCGCGGTCGGATCCTGCGCATCCTCGGGGATCTTCATGACCCCGAAGTCGAATTGCTGGTGGCCGCCCACCGCTTCAACCTGCCCCATCAGTTCAGCCCCGAGGCGCTGGCGGTCGCTGAATCGGTGCCGCGGCAGGTGTCCGAAGAGGATTGTGCCGGCCGTCGGGACCTGCGGTGTCTCCCTTTCGTGACCATTGACGGGGAGACAGCCCGTGATTTCGATGATGCCGTCTGTGTCGAAGAGACCGCGGATGGCTACCTGCTGCGGGTCGCCATTGCGGATGTCGCCCATTACGTACGACCGGGATCGCCTCTCGACCGTGATGCCCGCGAGCGGGGCACCAGTGTCTATTTCCCGGGTCGTTGTCTGCCGATGCTGCCGGAAGCGTTGAGCAACGGTATCTGTTCGCTCAATCCCGGGGTTGACCGCCTGGTGCTGGTTGCCGAAATGGCTTTTTCCGCCGACGGAGTGCCGCGGGCGGCCGGTTTTCATCCGGCGGTTATCCGCAGCGCCGCACGCCTGACCTACCGCCAGGTCCAGGAAGCCATCGACAGTGAACTCCCGTCGCGTCAGGAGGGGTTGGAACAACTGCCCGCCATGGTGCGACTCGCCGAAGTCCTGCATCGACAGCGGGTGAAGCAGGGAAGCCTTGATCTCGATCTGCCTGAAGCCGAGATCGTCCTCGATCTGCGTGGCCGCCCGGAGGCGATCCTGCGCAGTGAGCGGCTGTTCGCTCACCGTATCATCGAGGAGTTCATGCTGGCAGCCAATCAGGCCGTGGCCGGTTTTCTGGAGGAGCGGAGGGTTGCCTTTCCGTATCGGATCCACGAGCCTCCGGCACAGGAAAAAATCCTCAGCCTGCAGCATTACCTGGCCCATTTCGGACTCGGCCTCAACCTCTCTCCGGACGGTCCCGCTCCGGGGGATTTTCAAGATCTGCTCAAGCAGGCCGAGGATCCGGTGACCGCCCGGATCATCAATCAGGCTCTGTTGCAGGCGATGAAACAGGCACGATACGCAGTTGACAATGCCGGTCACTTCGGTCTCGGCATGGACTGTTACTGTCACTTCACCTCACCGATCCGACGTTACCCGGACCTGCTCGTGCACCGCGCCCTGCATTGTGAACTGGCTCGCGGCCGTGAGGGTGTCAAGGGCTGCGGCGTGGTTCTCAAGCGCGGGACCCTCGAAACCCTCTGCGAGCAGCTCTCCCGTGCCGAACGGCGTGCCATGGAGGCGGAGCGGGACCAGGTGCAGCTGAAAAAATGCCAGTACATGGAGAAGAAGATCGGTGACACCTTTCACGGTGTGGTCGCCTCGGTGCGGTCCTTCGGTATGTTTATCGAACTTGAAGAAATTTTCGTTGAAGGATTGCTGCATGTCAGCGCTCTTGAGGATGACCTGTATCATTTTGAGGAAGATTTACAACGCCTGGTCGGCTATAATCGCCACAGGATTTTCCAGGTGGGAGACCATCTTAAAATTCGCGTGGCCCGGGTTGATCAGGAGGCCCGACAGATCGATTTTGTCCTGCGGGAAACCCCATGA
- a CDS encoding type IV pilus modification PilV family protein has product MAKTAMTSQYGFTLLEVLVALTIFAIGLLGVAGLQLRAISFNNGSNIRTTLGTTAQSVMEGVMALESDDPRLATNGTAQWDLDPNSAATTLTLPGGGAYSATWTVTVDTPITGISRITVNVQGPLGSTMTLTSYKGYNL; this is encoded by the coding sequence ATGGCGAAAACCGCAATGACGAGTCAGTACGGCTTCACCCTCCTGGAAGTCCTTGTCGCTCTGACCATTTTTGCCATCGGCCTGCTGGGCGTCGCCGGTCTGCAATTACGGGCGATATCGTTCAACAACGGGTCAAATATCCGCACCACGCTGGGAACGACCGCCCAGAGCGTCATGGAAGGGGTCATGGCCCTGGAAAGTGACGACCCCAGACTGGCGACCAACGGCACGGCCCAATGGGATCTCGATCCGAACTCTGCCGCCACCACCCTGACCCTGCCGGGTGGGGGAGCCTATTCAGCAACCTGGACGGTGACCGTCGATACCCCGATCACGGGCATATCCAGAATCACCGTCAATGTTCAGGGCCCTCTGGGAAGCACCATGACACTCACCAGTTACAAGGGATACAATCTATGA